Sequence from the Meleagris gallopavo isolate NT-WF06-2002-E0010 breed Aviagen turkey brand Nicholas breeding stock chromosome Z, Turkey_5.1, whole genome shotgun sequence genome:
AGAAGGATGAGTATCTGAAAGAAGAGATgatcttcaaatatttatttacccTTTAACATGGGTTAGAGCACACCAGCTAAAGCTCTATTTACAGAAAAAGTGTTTATAATAGGCATATATATGAAGAAACGGGTACCTTCGCTCCTCATAACCTGATAAAAAGAAACCCATCTCCTCTGACCATGGAGTGTGCCAGGTACCAGCAAGGGTTCTGCAAAGACTTCATCTCAGCTGAGTAAGAAACATGACACACTTCAAAGGGGATGCATCTGCAGTTGAAGTTGGGAAGTGTGTATTCCAAAATACCATTGGTTTTAAAAAGATCTTGCAAAGGGTGAATACTGCTTGTTTGGGAAACTCAGATCCTCCTCTTTGAAATAAACCACCTTAATTTTGTTGGTTGTCTGGCACATTGCCCTCTATTGTTTCATATTCTTGTCTGAAAGGAAACTTCGAGATGGATGGTGTGTGAAAGCCCTTGATAGTGACTTAGTGGTGTTCATGCTTTTCTAACAATTATGTCATTCCTGAGGTAAAGAGAAGATGGTGTTTTACATGAAACAGTAAGTATTGGTCAAGGGTAACAGACTGAAGATGTAGTCTTTACTTCACTTGGAAAAACCTGACAAAAAAAGCAGGCTAAGATTCTCACTCTCAGTCTTCCCATATGCAGCATTGTGATGATGAAAATCAGAGGTACCAGTGAGAATTTTATACTCCTTGATAATCTACCTGGTGACAAATCACAAGCAGGTCCAGAAGCAGCACTATTACACAGTACTGCAGTCTTGCCGCACAGGTGTTGTAAAATATGCCGTAAGGAATAGCcacaaaatataaatacaaatttccacctttgttttccagtgttAGCAGTTCCCTCCACCAACACTCGGCAGGAATCATCTGTCTGCAAACTTCTTGTTGATTTATGGATTTCACTGGTAGTCAGTGATGAGCCCATGAAGGCACATGCTGTTCCTGCTGGGTGCTGACTACTGAGCTCTGGGGTGAACTCCAAACAGCCAGGTGCAGGACACATCCAGCAGATTTCTTGCAGCCAACTTTGTACATGTAAGAAGTAGCTAAAAATGTCACTGCTTAAGTAATGGAAAAGCTAATCATTACAGCGAAAGGTCATAAACTGCTGCCCTTTAGAAAGGACAGCAActctgtgttgttttccttATCTAAAATCTCAGGAAAGGGATTTAAAACAGTTCTGGTTTTGTCTGTATCcaactcaaaaataaaataaaataaaataataaaaataaataaaaataaaaattattttgttctaCTTGAGAgaactttttatttgtttttttgttttttgtttccattttgtaaTGAGGAGACTGGGGGACGCTGCATGAGTGAATGCCAAAACttcatttcatattattttgtCTCATATTCATTACttacactttgtttttttaGGGAAATACTTACTCATCTAGAACACgattaagaaatatttaagatgtcagtttctgtttctgttatAATAAGTGGATAACACTATTCCTAAGGAATTGCCaggaaacatttgaaaaatgtggAATTGTTACTGTAGAACATAAATGTAAAAGCTTAACAGCCAGATTAACAACCTTGTGCCCAAATCTTCACTAATAAAATACTTGTAATGCATGAAAGTTCTAAAATATGAAAGAATTGtgagaaatgcaaacattttttggggagggttgtttttttcctttcctagaaTAATACAGTGGATGCAAAAGTGGCTGCCTCAAAAATTAAATACCTAAGAGATGCAGCATTTTGTCATAAAGGTCCCGTTATGGATAAGATGACAATTcatcttgtttctcttttctttagtGACAACTGATAGAGCATGAAGAGATGATCTCAAGCCAGGAAAAGTTTCAACTGGCTATtagaaataatcacagaattgcagaatcagaGAACTgtaggggttagaagggacctccagagatcatcgagtccaacctccctgcaaagcagtctcctacagcaggctgcagaggtAGGCATCCAGGAGGGTCTTCAGTAtttccagaggagactccataacctctctCAGCAACCTGTTTCTGTGCTCCATCACCTTCACTATGAAGAAGTTCAAACACATTTGCGTGGAACTTCCTGTACttcagtttctggccatttccccttgtcctatcaccatgcATCACTGAAAACAGTCTGACCTCaccccacaccttagatatttacaGATGTTATCAGTCTTCTtatctcaaggctgaacagacccaggtcacccAGCCCTTTctcataagagagatgctccaggccctttatcatctttggaGCCTCCGCTGGAAtctctctccaggagatccctgtctgtTTTGTACTGGGGaactcagaactggacacagtactccaggtgaggcctgaccagggcagagtagaggaggaggatcatccctcttgtcctgctggccatgctctttaTAATGTACCCCAGGCTGCCATTGTACTTCTTGGCCTCCAAGGCCAAGAAgtggctcatggccaacctgttatCAACCAggacccccagatccttctccacagatctcctgtccagcaggtcatccccccAGCCTACACTggtgcatgtggttattcctccctaggttCAAGAATTTTTCCACTGAGAGGTTGGTTAAGCATTGAAATGGGCTTTCCAGGAAAGTGATGGAGTCTCCACacctggagatatttaagaggCATGCTGACGTGGCactaagccattctacaattctatgatcttgGAGATAATTTCTGACCTagatgattgtatgattctgtgtgtgACAGAGTTTAAGGAGTCACCTGTatctgaggaggaaagagaCATTACTGCAAATACAACACAGCTATGAAACTGTGTTTATATGCAGGGAACTGATTTTCTGGATCACATTCCTTAGTCCTGACCCCAAAATTTCTCTGTCTCACCCATTCTTACACATTATTGTTTTGTTCATGGGATTCTAAACCATATCTAAACTACTTTACTTCAGGTCATGTATTTCAGACAACACTCATGGACATTAGATACAAATTTCCAGGAACAGTACAATAGAAACAGCCAAATGAAACAACACTATTGACTTTCTGTATGTTACTGTTATAAATGTTCTCAAAAACAATTCTATTCTGGACATTAAATGTGTTCTACCCATCATTCattggaagaaaattaaaaaaaaagacaacgaaaataaaaaagatatcCCATCATCAATTTTCTTAGCAAATCTCTTTCTGTATCCAGCTCTAGATCTGTGTGCTTTCCTCTCTACCACAGAGGAGAACTTTGTGATTTATTCATTGGATTTGCTTCGTTACGTTGAGATACCTGTAGGACAAGAAGCCAGGCTTCTACATGATAATAACTGAAACTGTGTGAGAAATTAAATTTACTGTGAAGCTTCACGCTGAAAGTTATACGAAAAACAATAGCATACAAGAACCATCTTCTTCCCCTTTGCCAGACAGTATACAAATATGaagttttacttaaaaaaaaaaaaatattgtatgcAAAACAGGCAATATatgggaaaaaggaaatcaCTCACTCTGCATAATCCACCTATATGTGTGGGAGCTTGTCAAGTTATCCTGAAAGATGGGTCCTGGGCTAGGGAAAAGATatcaaaaagaataaaaaagcatcCTTACGAGTCAACAGAGTAGGGTTTTGTGAAAGACGTCCACAGGAACAAAAAGATAATTACTGTCAAAGTTTACATTATCCAAGTTACAATAGTGAAGCCCAGAATGATGAGATGAACACAAAAGTTGCACAAATTTTTAATTACTAGTATTTCTTCTCTGTAGCTGTAATCTCTTTAATGTGGATGTCCTTACAGTAATCAGCTATCAGTTACATGAAAAGTAACAGAAACAGTAAGGAAGCATCAAACATTACATTACTTTGGTAAACAGCAAGAGCCCTTTCAGTCTAGTACCTGCTGGAGTATCTAAACTGACAATGAAAACTCACACTAACACCTGCATCTCATAACGGTGTCAGGTTTTCTTCAGATGCTGAGtctcattaaaaatatgatGAGTACACAAGGTGACACAGCATCCTGAACTATGCTTTGTACTGCAAACATCTACTGTTTTTCAGCTTCAGATGCTGGCAACAATCTTCTGGATGCCCTGAGCCAATACAGTGCTAAGAACATCAAAAGGCGACTCAATCAGTGTAAGGGAAAACAAATCAACCTCCTATCAGGGACTTGCAAGAGCAGTAaggtctgccctgagcctcctcttctccaaacgGAACAACCCCAGTTCTGTCAGCTGTTccccataagatttgtgctgcagacccctcacagctttgttgcccttctctggacatgctccagagcctcgatatctttcttgtactgagggtcccaaaactgaacacagtatttgggatgcagcctcaccagtgctgagtacagagggacagtaaccttcctgctcctgctagctgcactatttcttcttctttcaagTAAAATTTGCACTTTAGGAAATCAGTATGTTTGCATGAATAACTACTATGTAGAATTTCATTGGTTTGCTGCTTACATTTGCAAAGGACTGATCCAAAGCATACACTCCTGCATGCTTTACGTTGTCATTCCTCATTCCCTCATCCTTAATATGATGTTTAAACCACTGTCTGAACTGCCTGAACCTGCTGACCCAATAGAAAACTTCTTGCGATTTTTGCTGGGGATCCTCACCAACACCATAGATAACGGCAGGGAGAAGATGGATGTCAGAGACCTCACTCCACCCTCAGTATCCCCCTCCTCATCAACATGGTCAACCTGAAACATTTGCTCAGCTAGTACTCCCTAAGTGCAGtgaaaggaaatggagaaggagcactgccagcaaaAGGTGATCTCAGCACGTTTCCTCTTTCCACATCAGACAAATTCTCAAGCACATCTTCAGCACTACAGTTTCCAGCCCCTGCCTCTTGCTTCTTTGAATAACCACCAGAAATGCTTGAGAAGACATGAGAAGATCAATGGGACGCTTGGGAATTGCTGAAGGTTGACTGTAAACCTGTGTTTGCAGTATGATCAGCACAGGCAACAACATGAATTCCTACACTGAGCAGAAAGAATAGGTGCAAACTGCAGAAGTTATTTCATTCCTGAActgaacttgaaaaaaaagaactgtatgATGCTACTGAAAAGTGAAAACTTGGTTTTAAAACCGTTGTTCCTACAGATTAGCGGTTTTTCCTTGTCACCAGTATTATCTCCAGTCCTGCAAAGTCTTCTTACCAATGTATGCACTTCACAACTTGCAGTTACTTAAGGGATATACTCATAAATTTCTAAATCCTGACGTTCTAACACTCCTTATATTGAGTATCTTATTTAATGTACAATGGCAAATGGAGATGTAGCAGAACAAGGTATTACATTTAGAAACGGAAAGTTAAGTCATAGCCCTGCAGGTGCAATCATCTTGTTAAGTATTAAGGTGCAGTTACCTCAGGCCAAGGCTGAAGCTGCAGCTCGTACCACCATAGTTACAGTAAGTAGTATGAACTCCAAAACGCTGCTTTTCTAACAAGGTGGATTCTTAATAGGATACATATACCCTGCTTATTCTGTTCAAACTGCATTTGAACATAGCTTACAGAGTTGGAATGTATTGCATAGTCATCATGAAAAATTTCAAACCAAAGTACAAAATATAATTCTCTGTTCTTTGCTAGGCAGATTAATGAAGACAAATCAGTGCAGGTTTGCAGTTCTAAACAATGCTCAGGTAAGACTGTGAGCTACCTTCTCTTGCATCTAAACGCATAACTTCAAAGTAGGTATAGACAATTCTGGGACTTTGCTTATACCCTAATGAGTATTATCACAAATGTCTCCATGATTtctttctactgaaaaaaaaaagaaaaaaaaaagaaatatgtaagCAATTATTAGTCAGCGTGGACTTATTTTACAGGATGCATGTCCTTCAGTAGCACAGAATACTAATGCTTAGGTTTAATCACAGGCAAAGTTAGTAGCCTGAGAatggaggaaagggaaaaagattcTGCCAGCCTTCACGTGGCCATATATGTGTGCAGCGATGCATGCTCCAGGCTCTTTGGAGCAGCAGCTGTATCACTTTATCACCCACCTCACTTTCCTACCACATGCTGTTCACCTTCAAGAAGAGTAAGAAGAGAAGTTTATGtattactatttaaaaaaaaaacaaaaaaacacatacatacacaagaaaacaacaaattaaaacTAACAActaaacaaagaaatgcaacaacaaaataacaaaaaaagagaagccaACCAAGGAACAGATCAGTAAATAGCAACAGTTTCTAGCAGTTGATCAAATGTGATTCatctaacagaagaaaaatatttacattggATCTATTTGGCACTGCCTGATTTAATGGTTATTCAGAGGAGGAGGAACACATTTCAGTTCTAATGTTGTCCTAAAACACAAAACTGAGACAGGCAGCTCAACAGCACCTTGAAGTTACTACATTTTTGACCATGAAAACAATGTAAGGAGATGTGATAGATATGATCAGAGGCAGATATCTAAATTTAAATAGGATGAATATATCACACTGTGACATAAATTGGGAGtatgttctgcttttttcaCTGTGGTCAGTCAGGCATGGATGCTTTCCCCTGACAGTTCTCTACACCTTTCTACTTACAAGTATATTGTCACAGGCCTACTTATCATTCCTACACATCATAACCAAGATAACCCACTCCAAATATGAGAGAAACTTACAGATAAAAGCCAAAAAACTTCACACTGCTCCCACATAAGACACAACTTACGCAAAGAGCCAACAAATCACCAAAAAAATGCACCCTGAAGGattgcagccaggctgcagtcACATTTCCAGATGAACATTACTGGACAACTCAGGAGTCTCAGGATGATGTTAACTTTCATGCAGTATTTTCAGCTCTCCAAAAGCTGTGGGTTGggcaggagcagagcacagaCTGCCCTCCATGCACACAACACAGAGGGAAAGCTTCCCTGTTCTGAGAGCAGAGTTATCAGTGCAGATCTGATGTTACGCAGGGAACTCAAATATGGAAACCTAACTTTCCACTCTAAACTTTACTTTTTGAAGTGAATATATAacaatgtgtttaaaaacaaaaacaaacaagaaccaTGATCTTATGTATCACTCTTTTTTTACTGTACAGTTTCTTTCTTAGCTAACAATAGAATCAGGAAGAACAATTTACACATGACAAATATATGTCTAATTATTTGATGAACTGCCAGAAGAGTTCaataaagaaaagacaaataaatgctttcataAAATTTTTGTAGCAACACAGAAATAGCATAGAAAGGCATACAAATGAATATCAAAATTTGCTCAAATTTTGCACTTCTCCTTATGAAAATCTGGCCTTTTAGATTtacaaaaaaatgcagaaatttctCACACATCTACAAATTTATAACATTCTATATCAGTTAAACAGAAGACATTCTAAGTACAAACTGTTGCATATATGAACATAACCTTTATACTAGACTTTTTATCTTGAACtaataaatgtttaatatgTAGTAATATATCACATTATCTCCTGAAACTTAAAATAATTCTAGCAaaagatgatttaaaaaatattaaatactgtAGGAGTTCTGCTACAAATAAGTCTCTTTGAAAttcaaagtaaaaacaaaataccacTGGCACAGGATCAGTCATATCCCCAGCTACGCAGATCTTACTTACTGATTTCTACAACATTGAGTTCATTATATTAACATTAGCATTTAATCTGGAAACAATCTTGACAGCCAtgttatattttcatttcacagcagTGATTCTGTACAGAGACATTCAACAGGATTCTGTTTTCTATCCAAAACTTGCTCTGCTACTTGTgagttgctttattttttcatagctAAATCACCAccatttttgtatttctcagcAAAATAATCTGAGTCAAAACTTACAGACATATCTGGAGGACTCACATAAACATTCCCATTCTTTACTGTAACTTTATGAATCCTTTGTTTTACTCCTTTTGACTGCCACCGTGGTGTTGGTGATGGCTCCAAAGGGTTTATTCCTTGATATAATCCTTCTCCTGTTTCCAGTGTGATTGTATACTTATGCCAAGGACAGATAATACATGTCTGACCATCAATGtccttcaaaaacaaagaagaaaagaaaaagcaagtcaTCAACTTCTAATTCTTATCCTTGTAGAAATTCCCATCTTAAGCATATCTGGTGATTCAGCTGCAAAGCTTTCTATTCTGGTAGAATATACATTTTTACTCCTAAGAGCGCCTTATTCCAGCAGTAAAGATCTGAACCAGTGACCCATTTGGTGCTGGAATCTACTGCTCAACTGTGAATAACACCAAGTTTTAATTACACTTTTTGTAATACAGTAACTAATCATAATATTCTATCATTATAGAATGTATCCACACAACGAGAATCAGATTTTCACTCCTCAACATTTCAGTCTCCTGAgacaaataaatatgaaaaaagcaTGACAGGAATATATACTTATATACCCAATTCTTATGTTCTGTTGCGACAAAAttattcaaagaaaatgcaCCTGAGAGTCCAAAAGTCTCTATgcacataaattatttttattttgcttacatACCTCTATTTCTCCAAGATATAAAGGGCCACCTTCATCTGAAACATAGTATAATATGATATTAATTTATTCAGCAAACTATATGCTTAATTGTTACAACACTGATGTTGTGTATGCAAATATCTTACGGTAACAGCGAGAGTCCAGAACATAAAATCTCCCTTCATGGTAGAAAACAACAACTTCTCTGCCATTGACTTTGGCTATTATTCTTTGGGACTTTTTTATGTCATCTTCTTTTCCAACTAATATAAGATCATCTGGCTCCATTTCAACTGTTCCTTTGCTTGGGCTGTGCAAAACCATGTCCTtaaaacacacagacacacacacaaaacaaacaaacaaacaaacacaaaaaacaacctcaTAAAACAGTTCTTGTTTGGATTTCTACACGGAAAATGTGTGCCCCAGTTCCAGGGAAAAGCACAGCTCACTTAGCATATATGTTGAACAGGACAGAGGTTTTAGTACAATATTGGTACAATATTATCAGTATGCACATAAAGCAAAGCCCAAGAGTCTGGTGATAATGTTCACTAACAGAACTGGAACTGGATATAGCAACTGCTGCTGACACCTGAGGCTGAGACAAAATTAATTCTGAGTCTATTCAATCTGCATTTTAATAAATCCATAAATCCAGTGATACTAAATATGAAGCACTAAACTATTTGGCAATGCAAAGGATAAATGATGTTGGGGGACTTAACACAGTACTATGGATAGAAATACAAGCCTATAGAAGCtgataataaaggaaaaatattgtataataaaggaaagaaatctttGGGAAGATGTACTAAACCTGCGCTTTTTAGCAGCTGTGTTCTGCCTTTGCCTTCATCCCTTTATGTATTTCAAACATCAGAAAGCCTCTCTTAGCAGAGGACATATGCATACCTCCCCCTTCTACCATGAAGCCTGTCCTCCTACTAATTTTGCTTACAATTAGCTACTGTGTTCCAGTAAAAGTCCTAGTGCAACCCTGATACCTTCATTTCCTCAGAAGATCAGgctaaaaaaaagtctttgtgCATGTTGAGAACAAAGAGGAACCACATACGCATGGAATCCAGTTGCAAAGAGGGTTAAGAGCTACAAAGAGCAGAGCCACTTATCCACCACACAGCAAGTCACACAGTACCTTAGATCCCCACCACATCAAAACAGAGATGAGAAAGCAGGTGAAGAAATGAACACTCAGAATAATGAGGTCCAACATTGGCTCTCTTCAGTGATCCTATGACAACTAGTGCTGCTTTGTTCACACGTGTGACAGCATTTATCAAAGCGCTTCCTCACATAAAGCCGTCAGCTGTGGGTCTGGCCCCCGTAGCACGCAGGGACAGGCTGTACAGAGGCTCAGCATGGCCGAAGCGAGCTCTGACACGGCTGATAAGGAGTAGGGCTGAGCTGCACTGCCCTGATAACAAGAGATCAGAGTGCAGAGTTCCTCTCGCTGCGTTTCTCCCTGTAAGCAGCACTCTTCCTGTGGGACAAACCACACGAAGCCCTGCCTGAAGTCACGTACTGCCTACTGTGCTCACcctgctggggcagctctgctgcccaccAGCTGCTATGCTGGGAAGATCAGTGGGCTGCCTACAGCTCCCAGCAGGCACCCAGCCCGGTGCTGGGACTTTGGGAGTGTTGTGCTGTTTCTGTTAGTGGCATCTGAGAGATCGTTGTCTCTGGCTGTGAGAGAAAAATCTGTCTAAAAAAATGGCTACTCTCCATACATTCCATCTTTCTCAGAAAAGGCTCTGAATTCACCTTCTGAGATAGActccctgcaggagctgccttCAGGGTGCCCTCAGGGAGCAGAACAGGGGGTCCAGAACAGCTCAGGTCACTGCACAGTGTAGGCTCACCAAAAGCTTCttgattttcatctttttgcCATCCCTGTTCAtacttgcttttcatttcccttcAGCCATTAGTTCTGTAATCAGAAAGAAATCCCAGACACCCCTCTACCGGTGTATCACTGCCTGCCAAACAGGACTTTTTTAGTTTTTGGTCTGCTGCATTGTGCAGATGTTTAAGGTGTCAGTAACATGACcaagatggggaaaagaaagagattagGTCAGGGCAAGACTTGTTGGATCTTCAGCTTTTCCTTGTGGCTCTTCTAGGTCACAAATCAACTCTAGTTCAGTGATACAAGATTTGAGGCTCATTATTTGCAGGCTTTGTCTCTGAGTCACACATGCCTCACACcgccctcagcaagtttgctgatgatacaaagttgggaggattggctgacactcctgaaggctgtgctgccattcagcgagacctggacaggctggagagctgggcagtaagaaactagatgaggttcaacacaagcaagtgtagggtcttacacctagggaggaataattgcatgcaccaatacaggctgggggatgagctgctggagaggagctctgcagagagggacctgggcgtcctggtggacgacaggttggccatgagccagcagtgtgccctcgtggccaaaaaggccaatggcattctggggtgcattaaaaagagcgtggccagcaggttgagggaggtgatcctcctcctctactgtgccctggtaaggcctcatctggagtactgtgtccagttctgggctccccagtagaaaaaagacagggatctcttggaaagagtccagcggagggccacaaagatggtgaagggcctggagcatctcccctgtgaagaaaggctaaatgaactgggtctgtttagccttgagaaaagaagactgagatgggacctgatccaggtctatagGTATCTAAGGcgtggggggcagagtggtgaggccaggctcttttctgcagtgtgtggagacaagacgaggggaaacggccagaaacaagagcataggaagttccgcacaaatgtccgcaagaacttctttacagtgagggtgacagagcacacGAACCGGATGCcaagggaggttgtggagtctcctctggagatattcaagacccgcctggacacccacttgtgcgacctggtatagggaacctgctttggcaggggggttggactcaatgatctctggaggtcccttccaacccctacaattctgcaAAGACTGTCCAAAGATCTTGAAcaagtttttttcctgtgtttcactCTTTTCTATGAGTATCCTGTCTTGGATCTTGGAAGACACATGTGTTGTGCCAGAGTTAAGGCACCAGATTCTGACAGGTAGCTACAGCATCTAAAACTGAATTTCCTGCAAAGTTAGGCTTCATGTGGCTTTTCCTAGAAAAATAAGTTGTTCTGAAAATGGCCTTTTGTGTGGCATTTTTACAGAACACCATTAGAGTAACTCATGTCAACTTGTAATTTGTGTGGATGGCAAA
This genomic interval carries:
- the RFESD gene encoding Rieske domain-containing protein, with amino-acid sequence MLDLIILSVHFFTCFLISVLMWWGSKDMVLHSPSKGTVEMEPDDLILVGKEDDIKKSQRIIAKVNGREVVVFYHEGRFYVLDSRCYHEGGPLYLGEIEDIDGQTCIICPWHKYTITLETGEGLYQGINPLEPSPTPRWQSKGVKQRIHKVTVKNGNVYVSPPDMSVSFDSDYFAEKYKNGGDLAMKK